From Calditrichota bacterium, one genomic window encodes:
- the plsX gene encoding phosphate acyltransferase PlsX, which yields MRLALDALGGDHGPHITVEGAYHFLHDNPEDTVLLVGCRDKIREELKKVPTEYHSRMPIVHAPENITMSESPTDAVKRKKNSSMVVGLNLQKDGEVEGFVSAGSTGAQMAGSLLILGRLSGVKRPAIGVFLPSESGMVYLLDAGANVDSKPVHLLQFAIMGNIFVSQIFDKETSTVGLLSNGEESSKGSENTIASHKLLKEHLPNFYGNIEGGDIFKGKTDIIVCDGFIGNIMLKMVESVMGVILHQIRRNIGKNLVKNFGAMLVKPAFSALKQSFNYEEYGGVPLLGVNGISIICHGKSSSIAIKNALRVAKEMKEKEVNSHIQKQLKLEEAINAKAS from the coding sequence GTGCGGTTAGCATTAGATGCGCTTGGCGGTGACCATGGGCCACACATTACAGTAGAAGGGGCATATCATTTTTTGCATGATAACCCCGAGGATACTGTATTGCTGGTAGGTTGCCGGGATAAAATCAGGGAAGAATTAAAAAAGGTTCCTACCGAATATCATTCCAGAATGCCCATAGTTCATGCTCCGGAAAATATTACCATGTCAGAATCTCCAACTGACGCCGTTAAACGTAAAAAAAACTCTTCAATGGTTGTTGGGTTAAATTTGCAAAAAGACGGTGAGGTTGAAGGGTTTGTAAGTGCCGGAAGCACAGGGGCTCAAATGGCGGGTAGCTTGTTGATATTAGGGCGCCTTTCCGGTGTTAAAAGGCCGGCTATTGGCGTTTTTCTTCCTTCTGAGTCCGGAATGGTTTATTTGCTGGATGCAGGGGCTAATGTTGACTCTAAACCTGTTCATCTATTGCAATTTGCTATTATGGGCAATATTTTTGTCTCGCAAATTTTTGATAAAGAAACTTCAACTGTTGGTTTGTTAAGCAATGGTGAAGAATCGAGTAAAGGTTCTGAAAACACAATTGCCTCGCATAAACTTCTAAAAGAACATCTCCCTAATTTTTATGGAAATATTGAGGGAGGCGATATTTTTAAAGGTAAAACCGATATAATTGTTTGTGATGGTTTTATCGGAAATATCATGCTTAAAATGGTTGAAAGTGTGATGGGTGTGATTTTGCATCAAATACGCCGGAATATTGGAAAAAACCTTGTTAAAAACTTTGGCGCAATGCTGGTGAAGCCAGCTTTTAGTGCTTTAAAACAAAGTTTTAATTATGAAGAATATGGCGGAGTTCCTCTGCTAGGTGTAAATGGGATCTCAATTATTTGCCATGGAAAATCAAGCTCGATAGCCATAAAAAATGCTTTACGTGTTGCAAAAGAAATGAAAGAAAAAGAAGTAAATAGCCATATCCAAAAACAGCTAAAACTTGAGGAAGCAATAAATGCTAAAGCAAGCTAA
- a CDS encoding ketoacyl-ACP synthase III yields the protein MLKQAKISAVAHYVPDKVLTNFDLEKMVDTNDEWIRTRTGISERHICEEGKATSDMAAEAVKKLCEQRGIHPEEIDVIIVGTVTPDMFFPSTGNLVQEKVGAKNAWSFDVAAACSGFLFALASGAQFITSGMHKKVVVVGSDKMSSIVNYKDRNTCVLFGDAAAAVLLEPDEEGNGIIDFMLHTDGSGADYLKMKGGGSLYPATLRTVTSDWHFLYQDGKQVFKYAVQRMADAAVKIIEKHNYHGDDLALVVPHQANLRIIDAVVKRLGVDSEKVMINIAKYGNTTAATIPLALSEAYQEGRLEKGDLVLFATFGGGFTWGSSLLKWSMDKPGK from the coding sequence ATGCTAAAGCAAGCTAAAATTAGTGCAGTAGCGCATTATGTACCTGATAAGGTTCTTACAAATTTTGATCTTGAAAAAATGGTTGATACGAATGATGAATGGATCAGGACAAGAACAGGTATTAGCGAGAGGCATATTTGTGAAGAGGGCAAGGCTACATCGGACATGGCTGCCGAAGCTGTTAAAAAATTATGTGAGCAGCGCGGAATTCATCCTGAAGAAATTGATGTAATAATTGTTGGAACTGTTACACCAGATATGTTTTTTCCAAGTACTGGAAATTTAGTCCAGGAAAAAGTTGGGGCAAAAAATGCCTGGTCTTTTGATGTAGCAGCTGCATGTTCGGGATTTTTATTCGCCTTAGCGTCCGGCGCACAGTTTATCACTTCAGGGATGCATAAAAAAGTTGTGGTTGTTGGGAGCGATAAAATGAGCTCCATCGTTAATTATAAGGATCGAAATACTTGTGTTCTTTTTGGGGATGCAGCCGCAGCAGTATTGCTAGAGCCTGACGAAGAAGGTAATGGAATTATCGATTTTATGCTTCACACAGATGGATCTGGGGCAGATTATCTAAAAATGAAGGGCGGCGGAAGTTTATATCCTGCTACTTTAAGAACAGTAACAAGCGATTGGCATTTTTTATACCAGGATGGTAAACAAGTATTTAAATATGCTGTTCAACGAATGGCCGATGCTGCTGTGAAAATTATTGAGAAACATAACTATCATGGCGACGATCTTGCTTTAGTAGTTCCGCATCAGGCTAATTTGAGAATTATTGACGCAGTTGTAAAACGCCTCGGTGTAGACAGTGAAAAAGTTATGATAAATATTGCTAAGTATGGCAATACTACCGCAGCAACAATTCCACTTGCATTATCCGAAGCCTACCAGGAAGGACGCCTTGAAAAAGGTGACCTTGTTTTATTTGCCACTTTTGGCGGTGGGTTTACCTGGGGTAGTTCTCTATTGAAATGGTCAATGGATAAGCCAGGGAAGTAG
- the arcC gene encoding carbamate kinase: MSKEIVVVALGGNAITREFEEGLIPEQFENTRTSLDGVIRLVRYGYRVILTHGNGPQVGNALIRVEESRDLVPPLPLGIIVADLEGGMGYMIEQSLQNKLHDAGLNKDVTTVLTQVIVDPKDPSIKNPTKYVGPFFKKEQVADLEKKRGWQMKEDKGRGYRRVVPSPVPQSIVEKKIISTLLENDILVIAAGGGGIPVYCDDRGWLEGVDAVIDKDHASGLLGNEVGASKLIILTGVDKVAINFGTDEQENLDTMTIDEAEKHFNDGQFPKGSMGPKILAAINFLKRGGKEVLITSIENINDALDGKNGTRIINN; this comes from the coding sequence ATGAGCAAAGAAATTGTTGTAGTAGCTCTTGGCGGAAATGCCATCACACGTGAATTTGAAGAAGGGCTGATTCCGGAACAATTTGAAAATACACGTACCAGCCTCGATGGTGTAATACGCCTGGTAAGATACGGCTATCGTGTTATTTTAACCCATGGCAACGGTCCTCAGGTTGGTAATGCATTAATTCGCGTTGAAGAATCCCGCGATTTAGTACCACCTTTGCCTCTTGGAATTATTGTTGCGGATTTAGAAGGGGGCATGGGCTATATGATTGAGCAAAGCCTGCAAAACAAATTGCATGATGCCGGGCTTAACAAAGATGTTACAACCGTTTTAACGCAGGTTATTGTAGACCCAAAAGATCCTTCGATAAAAAATCCTACAAAATATGTTGGACCATTTTTCAAAAAAGAACAGGTTGCCGATTTAGAAAAGAAACGCGGTTGGCAAATGAAAGAGGACAAAGGCCGTGGGTATCGCCGTGTTGTTCCTTCGCCTGTTCCACAAAGTATTGTAGAAAAAAAGATTATTTCCACTTTGCTCGAAAATGACATTTTGGTTATCGCTGCCGGCGGTGGCGGAATCCCAGTTTATTGCGATGATCGAGGCTGGCTGGAAGGTGTGGATGCGGTGATTGATAAAGACCATGCATCCGGTTTACTTGGTAATGAGGTTGGGGCAAGCAAGTTAATAATCCTAACCGGTGTTGATAAAGTTGCCATAAATTTTGGAACTGATGAACAAGAAAATCTTGATACAATGACAATTGACGAGGCAGAAAAACATTTCAATGATGGCCAGTTTCCAAAAGGAAGTATGGGACCAAAAATATTGGCAGCCATAAATTTCCTTAAGAGAGGTGGCAAAGAAGTGCTGATTACTTCAATCGAAAATATAAATGATGCTCTTGATGGAAAGAATGGAACGCGGATAATTAATAATTGA
- the sucC gene encoding ADP-forming succinate--CoA ligase subunit beta: MNIHEYQAKEILKAYNVPVPEGYPVFSIDEAVEAAKKLPTELCVVKAQIHAGGRGKGGGVKIAKTQDDVKTIASEILGMNLVTHQTGPAGKKVNKLLIEQGIDIDREMYLGMVLDRETSQYVMMASTEGGVEIEKVAAETPEKILKVWIDPGVGLQGFQARQLAFGLGLEGKQVSNAVKFMMALYNAFDANDCSIAEINPLVVTKGGDVLALDAKINFDDSALYRHKNILELRDLTEEDPAEVEASKDGLNYIKLDGNVGCMVNGAGLAMATMDIIKLAGGEPANFLDVGGGANVDTVRNGFKIILSDKNVKAVLINIFGGIVRCDRVAGGVIEAVNSMDINVPVVVRLEGTNAKEAAVLLKESGMDFIVASTIEDAAQKVVGAIN; encoded by the coding sequence ATGAACATCCATGAATACCAGGCCAAAGAAATTCTCAAAGCTTACAATGTGCCTGTACCGGAAGGTTATCCGGTTTTTAGCATCGATGAAGCAGTAGAAGCTGCAAAAAAACTACCAACCGAATTATGTGTTGTTAAAGCACAAATCCATGCTGGTGGGCGTGGAAAAGGTGGCGGTGTTAAAATTGCAAAAACACAAGATGATGTAAAAACAATTGCAAGCGAAATACTGGGCATGAACCTGGTAACTCATCAAACCGGACCAGCCGGAAAAAAAGTAAATAAATTGCTAATTGAGCAAGGAATCGATATTGACCGTGAAATGTACCTTGGTATGGTTTTGGACCGCGAAACCTCTCAATATGTAATGATGGCCAGTACTGAAGGTGGCGTTGAAATTGAAAAAGTTGCTGCAGAAACACCGGAAAAAATTCTTAAAGTCTGGATTGATCCTGGAGTTGGTTTACAAGGTTTTCAGGCGCGCCAATTGGCTTTTGGTCTTGGTCTTGAAGGAAAACAGGTGAGCAATGCCGTAAAATTTATGATGGCTTTATACAATGCTTTTGATGCAAATGATTGTTCAATCGCAGAAATAAATCCTCTGGTTGTTACAAAGGGTGGAGATGTTTTAGCCTTGGATGCTAAAATCAATTTTGATGATAGCGCCCTATACCGCCATAAAAATATTCTTGAACTGCGCGATTTGACAGAAGAAGATCCGGCGGAAGTAGAAGCATCGAAAGATGGCCTGAATTATATAAAACTTGATGGTAATGTTGGTTGCATGGTTAATGGCGCAGGCCTGGCCATGGCTACAATGGATATTATAAAATTGGCCGGTGGTGAACCCGCAAACTTTTTGGATGTAGGTGGCGGCGCTAATGTGGATACAGTCAGAAATGGTTTTAAAATTATCTTGAGTGATAAAAATGTTAAAGCTGTATTAATAAATATTTTTGGCGGTATTGTGCGTTGTGATCGTGTTGCCGGTGGTGTTATTGAGGCTGTAAACTCTATGGATATTAATGTTCCTGTTGTTGTACGGCTTGAAGGAACAAACGCCAAAGAAGCAGCAGTATTATTAAAAGAATCCGGTATGGATTTTATTGTTGCTTCAACAATCGAAGACGCCGCGCAAAAAGTTGTTGGCGCAATAAATTAA
- the rpmF gene encoding 50S ribosomal protein L32: protein MANPKRKISRSKRDMRRAHWVNSLSTSNVISCDNCGEKMITHRACPSCGHYRGKSVINPQSV, encoded by the coding sequence ATGGCTAATCCAAAAAGAAAAATATCGCGCTCTAAGAGAGATATGAGACGCGCGCACTGGGTTAACTCTCTATCTACAAGCAATGTAATTTCCTGTGATAACTGCGGTGAAAAAATGATTACTCACAGAGCATGTCCTTCATGTGGTCATTATCGCGGTAAAAGTGTTATCAATCCACAATCTGTTTAA
- the fabG gene encoding 3-oxoacyl-[acyl-carrier-protein] reductase yields the protein MEFTDKVVVVTGSSRGIGKEIALGFAKSGATVVISGRNIESLQGVEKEIGETGAKSLAVAADVGKVEDATNLIKQTLETFGKIDVLVNNAGITRDNLLLRLSEDDWDSVLNTNLKGAFNCLKACTKPMMKQRGGVIINITSVVGVIGNAGQVNYSASKAGMIGLTKSSAKELASRNIRVNAVAPGFIETDMTENLPEKAKEELINSIPLSKLGSAQDVAELVLFLSSNKAKYITGQTVNVDGGMVI from the coding sequence ATGGAATTTACAGATAAGGTGGTTGTTGTAACTGGTTCATCGCGCGGAATTGGTAAAGAGATCGCCCTTGGTTTTGCAAAAAGTGGTGCTACAGTTGTTATAAGTGGGCGAAATATTGAAAGCCTACAAGGCGTTGAAAAAGAAATTGGTGAGACCGGTGCAAAATCGCTTGCTGTGGCTGCGGATGTGGGAAAAGTTGAAGATGCTACTAACTTAATAAAACAAACACTGGAAACTTTTGGCAAGATTGATGTACTGGTTAATAATGCTGGTATAACCCGTGACAACCTTTTATTACGCCTTTCTGAGGATGACTGGGATAGTGTCCTCAATACGAATCTCAAAGGCGCCTTTAATTGCCTTAAAGCATGTACAAAACCAATGATGAAACAACGCGGCGGTGTAATAATAAATATTACCTCGGTTGTTGGTGTTATAGGAAATGCTGGGCAGGTGAATTATTCAGCATCCAAGGCTGGTATGATTGGGTTAACAAAAAGTTCGGCCAAAGAGCTGGCTTCCCGTAATATTAGGGTAAATGCAGTTGCCCCTGGTTTTATTGAAACAGACATGACAGAAAATTTACCAGAAAAAGCAAAAGAAGAATTGATTAATTCAATTCCCTTGTCCAAATTAGGCAGCGCTCAAGATGTGGCAGAGTTAGTTCTGTTCTTATCTTCTAACAAAGCGAAATATATTACAGGCCAGACTGTTAATGTTGATGGCGGAATGGTTATTTAA
- the sucD gene encoding succinate--CoA ligase subunit alpha: MSVLLTENTKILVQGITGAEGSFHTQQMMEYNTNVVAGVTPGKGGQKFNETVPVFNTVKEAASETGANASVIFVPPPFAADAIMEAAEAGLGLIICITEGIPAKDMVKVYDYIKDKDTHLVGPNCPGVISPGIGKMGIMPAFIHQKGNVGVISRSGTLTYEAVGQLSARNIGQSTCIGIGGDPVIGTRFIDALKLFNADKDTHAVVMIGEIGGSAEEEAAEWIKQNFTKPVVGFIAGQTAPPGRRMGHAGAIISGGQGTAADKMAAMEAAGIHVCKSPADIGKMIEEVL, encoded by the coding sequence ATGAGTGTTTTATTAACTGAAAATACAAAAATATTGGTCCAGGGTATTACCGGCGCAGAAGGCTCATTCCATACACAGCAAATGATGGAATATAATACAAATGTTGTTGCCGGGGTAACGCCGGGAAAAGGTGGCCAAAAATTTAATGAAACTGTGCCTGTTTTTAACACAGTAAAAGAGGCCGCATCTGAAACAGGTGCGAATGCATCTGTAATATTTGTGCCGCCGCCATTTGCAGCCGATGCCATTATGGAAGCAGCAGAAGCGGGACTTGGATTAATAATCTGCATAACCGAAGGTATTCCTGCCAAAGACATGGTAAAAGTGTATGACTATATTAAAGATAAAGATACACATCTTGTTGGTCCAAATTGTCCTGGTGTTATTTCTCCGGGGATTGGCAAAATGGGAATTATGCCTGCGTTTATACATCAAAAAGGAAATGTGGGCGTTATTAGCCGCTCGGGTACTTTGACCTATGAGGCAGTAGGGCAGTTAAGCGCAAGAAATATCGGCCAGTCTACATGTATCGGTATCGGTGGTGATCCTGTTATCGGTACACGTTTTATTGATGCACTTAAACTCTTCAATGCAGATAAAGATACCCATGCAGTTGTAATGATTGGAGAAATTGGTGGTTCTGCGGAAGAGGAAGCAGCCGAATGGATTAAACAAAATTTTACCAAACCGGTTGTTGGTTTTATAGCCGGGCAAACTGCGCCTCCGGGACGTAGAATGGGACATGCCGGTGCAATTATTAGCGGCGGGCAGGGAACAGCTGCCGATAAAATGGCTGCCATGGAAGCGGCAGGGATACATGTTTGTAAAAGCCCGGCGGATATCGGCAAGATGATTGAGGAAGTGCTTTAA
- a CDS encoding DUF177 domain-containing protein, producing the protein MKISIQSLKQGLTRFSEKIPPDFIEKSYSNFYPEDFFVNVEVDKFERDIRLKLVVKSTANYKCDSCLKDFESNIEIQQQQMYEIGPAPEENSDHEIIYLTRDTIELDLTNLLNEGVVLNHPIKMQCSDNCKGLCPGCGVDLNLEQCICEEGDIDPRWEKLRKLIK; encoded by the coding sequence ATGAAAATATCTATTCAAAGCCTTAAGCAAGGACTAACACGTTTTTCAGAGAAAATTCCTCCGGATTTTATTGAAAAGTCTTATTCGAATTTTTACCCTGAAGATTTTTTTGTAAATGTTGAAGTAGATAAATTTGAACGGGATATCCGTTTAAAATTGGTTGTCAAATCTACTGCGAATTATAAATGTGATTCTTGTTTAAAAGATTTTGAATCAAATATTGAAATTCAACAACAACAAATGTATGAAATTGGTCCGGCCCCGGAAGAAAATTCGGATCATGAAATTATTTATTTAACACGTGATACAATCGAACTTGATTTAACGAATCTGTTGAATGAAGGAGTGGTTTTAAACCATCCAATTAAAATGCAATGCAGCGATAATTGCAAAGGATTGTGTCCGGGGTGTGGTGTTGATTTAAATTTAGAACAGTGTATTTGCGAAGAAGGAGATATTGATCCACGCTGGGAAAAACTTCGCAAATTGATTAAATAG
- the fabD gene encoding ACP S-malonyltransferase: MNKAFIFPGQASQFVGMAADLYEKYDLAKKHFEQANEIMEMDLKSICFNGPEEELKKTFLTQPAIFVHSCISAELLKEKGVKPVAVAGHSLGEYSALVAADALDFASGLELVKERSRLMFEAGQKNPGTMGAIIGLSNEQVNEICDGLKDVGVVQPANYNSPGQIAISGDKGTVLKALDAAKEMGSRKAVELVVSGAFHSPLMLDAQNGLAEALNKSEIKNIEIPLYTNVTAKPETDGEKIKQLLLKQLTSPVLWQDIVGQMVKDGNQNFIEVGPGKVLKGLLKRIDRDSSCDLCGTVDQLESIGA, translated from the coding sequence ATGAATAAAGCATTTATTTTTCCGGGACAAGCATCTCAATTTGTTGGAATGGCAGCAGATTTATATGAAAAATATGATCTTGCCAAAAAACATTTTGAACAAGCCAATGAAATAATGGAAATGGATTTAAAGTCAATCTGTTTTAACGGCCCGGAAGAGGAACTTAAGAAAACATTTTTAACTCAGCCTGCAATTTTTGTCCACAGTTGTATCTCTGCTGAATTATTAAAAGAAAAAGGTGTTAAACCTGTTGCTGTTGCAGGACACAGTTTGGGTGAATACAGCGCCTTGGTTGCGGCAGATGCACTGGATTTTGCAAGTGGCCTGGAATTAGTAAAAGAACGCAGCCGTTTAATGTTTGAGGCCGGACAAAAAAATCCCGGTACAATGGGAGCAATAATCGGTTTGTCAAATGAGCAGGTTAATGAGATTTGTGATGGTTTGAAAGATGTTGGTGTTGTACAACCGGCAAACTATAATTCGCCTGGTCAGATTGCAATTTCCGGCGATAAAGGTACTGTTTTGAAAGCCCTGGATGCTGCAAAGGAAATGGGATCACGTAAAGCTGTTGAACTGGTAGTTTCAGGAGCATTCCATTCACCATTGATGCTTGATGCACAAAATGGTTTAGCAGAAGCATTAAACAAATCTGAGATAAAAAATATAGAAATTCCACTTTACACAAATGTTACAGCAAAACCTGAAACAGATGGTGAAAAAATCAAACAACTTTTATTAAAACAATTAACCAGCCCGGTTTTATGGCAAGATATTGTTGGACAAATGGTTAAGGATGGAAATCAGAATTTTATTGAGGTTGGGCCTGGAAAAGTTTTAAAAGGCCTTTTAAAAAGAATAGACCGTGATTCTTCCTGCGATTTATGTGGTACCGTTGATCAGTTGGAAAGCATAGGAGCATAG
- a CDS encoding acyl carrier protein, with translation MSVEADIKEIIIDQLGVDEGQVKNEASFIDDLGADSLDTVELVMAFEEKFDIEIPDEDAEKLRTVGDAVSYLGEKLA, from the coding sequence ATGTCAGTAGAGGCAGATATAAAAGAAATTATTATAGATCAACTAGGTGTGGATGAAGGTCAGGTAAAAAATGAAGCGTCTTTTATTGATGATTTAGGGGCAGACAGCTTGGATACAGTAGAGCTTGTAATGGCTTTTGAAGAAAAATTCGATATCGAAATTCCTGATGAAGATGCTGAAAAATTAAGAACAGTTGGCGATGCTGTTAGTTACCTTGG
- the ndk gene encoding nucleoside-diphosphate kinase, with translation MSNLTLAILKPDCVQNNNVGKVIDHLLSAGFKITAMKMMKLTKETAGAFYEVHKERPFYGELVDFMMETRVVPIVLEKENAVAALRETIGATDPAEAEEGTVRKLYAENKGRNTIHASDSDENAAREIRFFFSETEVISNS, from the coding sequence ATGAGTAATCTGACTTTAGCAATCCTTAAACCGGATTGTGTTCAAAATAATAATGTTGGAAAAGTAATAGATCATCTATTAAGTGCCGGTTTTAAAATTACCGCAATGAAAATGATGAAATTGACAAAAGAAACAGCCGGTGCCTTTTATGAAGTGCACAAAGAAAGACCTTTTTATGGGGAACTTGTAGACTTTATGATGGAAACAAGAGTAGTCCCAATTGTGCTTGAAAAAGAAAACGCGGTTGCTGCTTTACGTGAAACCATTGGGGCAACAGATCCTGCCGAAGCAGAAGAAGGCACAGTTAGAAAGCTATATGCAGAAAACAAAGGACGTAATACAATCCACGCATCAGACTCCGATGAGAACGCCGCACGTGAGATAAGATTTTTCTTTTCAGAAACAGAAGTTATTTCCAATAGTTAA